A DNA window from Bacteroides cellulosilyticus contains the following coding sequences:
- a CDS encoding phage holin family protein, translated as MIRFITKFVGTYGYDSLKEFFLSVAPSFKYNLQLPAISFSAITAVVSEWIGITPLLAMAMLIAIVSEMWTGIRASKIQGIGFESFRFSRCIIKLCIWLTIIYITHSFYLESKAGAEESFIMLLATLFFSIVKVFVMTWFCVEHVTSILENLAVIDGKPKDTLIRQVGMLWVTVTDKFKKKVDETER; from the coding sequence ATGATACGCTTTATTACCAAGTTTGTCGGTACCTATGGGTATGATTCCCTGAAGGAGTTCTTTCTTTCGGTGGCGCCCAGTTTCAAATATAACCTGCAACTGCCGGCTATCTCCTTCAGTGCAATCACTGCGGTAGTCAGTGAATGGATAGGTATTACCCCGTTGCTGGCGATGGCCATGCTGATCGCCATTGTTTCCGAGATGTGGACGGGCATCAGGGCAAGCAAGATTCAGGGCATAGGATTTGAATCCTTCCGTTTCTCACGCTGTATCATCAAGCTGTGTATCTGGCTGACCATCATTTATATCACCCACTCATTCTATCTGGAGAGCAAGGCGGGGGCTGAAGAAAGCTTCATCATGCTGCTGGCCACCCTATTCTTTTCCATTGTCAAAGTGTTCGTCATGACCTGGTTCTGTGTGGAGCACGTGACAAGCATACTGGAGAACCTGGCGGTTATTGACGGCAAGCCTAAAGATACGCTGATCAGGCAGGTGGGCATGTTGTGGGTGACGGTTACAGACAAGTTTAAAAAGAAGGTAGATGAGACGGAACGTTAG
- a CDS encoding DUF6712 family protein — protein MIFSAEKWNKGAELKALMKVNTAISFDMMEAPLRGAFRQFLFPLLGDAMAAEVIEIYNFGPNPDVLEPNTEGATEREKLDARLLEICQRANANLAFWNDFDEISVRITDAGFQRQKSDNETFQGVYKYQEDNLRQSFRNKGFNALDELLEFLYAHIAEYPEFAASKAYQDRKSAIVRSTADVNDVCFIGGSRIIFLRLQPHLKFVEEMLLQPAIGDRLYEHLIDGLVNPPEDEEQQKNVERLRLACSRYIGTMAVRRLLMETGSITDRGLYFTTIRSGEKGNEQKEPVDTKRIAVQIQNLKADADMYMTALLRIARSYFTDYYAGDPRRIFDRDNDRKRTFWV, from the coding sequence ATGATATTCAGTGCAGAGAAATGGAACAAGGGTGCCGAACTCAAGGCACTGATGAAGGTGAATACCGCGATTTCGTTTGATATGATGGAAGCACCGCTTCGGGGTGCCTTCCGGCAATTCCTGTTTCCACTACTGGGGGATGCGATGGCGGCCGAAGTGATTGAGATATATAATTTCGGTCCGAATCCGGATGTGTTGGAACCGAATACTGAAGGGGCAACTGAACGGGAAAAACTGGATGCTCGGCTGCTTGAGATCTGCCAGCGCGCGAACGCGAACCTGGCGTTCTGGAATGATTTCGATGAAATCAGTGTCCGGATTACGGATGCGGGATTTCAACGGCAGAAGTCCGACAATGAAACCTTTCAAGGGGTATATAAGTACCAGGAAGACAATCTTCGGCAGTCTTTCCGCAACAAGGGGTTCAATGCGCTGGATGAGCTGCTTGAGTTCCTGTATGCCCATATAGCGGAATATCCGGAATTTGCCGCCTCGAAAGCCTACCAAGACCGGAAATCCGCCATTGTCCGCAGTACTGCAGACGTGAATGATGTCTGTTTCATTGGCGGCAGCCGGATTATCTTCCTGCGGTTGCAGCCGCATCTGAAATTTGTGGAGGAAATGCTGCTTCAGCCGGCTATCGGTGACAGGCTCTATGAGCATCTGATTGACGGGCTGGTCAATCCCCCTGAAGATGAAGAACAACAGAAGAATGTGGAACGCTTGCGTCTGGCTTGTTCCCGCTATATTGGGACAATGGCGGTCAGACGGCTGTTGATGGAGACGGGCAGCATTACAGACCGCGGACTGTACTTTACAACAATCCGGTCAGGTGAAAAGGGTAATGAACAGAAAGAGCCGGTTGATACGAAACGGATAGCCGTACAGATACAGAACCTGAAGGCGGATGCCGACATGTATATGACCGCATTGCTGCGGATTGCCCGTAGTTATTTTACTGATTACTATGCCGGTGATCCCCGTAGGATATTCGACCGGGACAATGACCGTAAACGTACATTCTGGGTATGA
- a CDS encoding glycoside hydrolase family 108 protein produces the protein MAKAEVLFKIIRKWEGGWSDHKNDKGGKTNMGITLSTWRSCGYDKDGDGDIDADDLRLITPEDVFNIFKKYYWDRYQADFIHNQPIANICVDWVWASGRSGITRVQQLLQIKVDGIVGPQTVASINLANQCQLFEAVKADRIRFVEEICKKNPSQLVFRKGWLNRINDFKFSVR, from the coding sequence ATGGCAAAAGCAGAAGTTTTATTCAAGATCATCCGCAAATGGGAAGGCGGATGGAGTGATCACAAAAATGACAAAGGTGGTAAAACCAACATGGGTATTACCTTGTCAACATGGAGATCATGCGGTTATGACAAAGACGGTGATGGCGATATCGATGCGGATGATCTACGATTGATTACTCCGGAAGATGTATTCAATATCTTCAAAAAGTATTATTGGGACCGTTATCAGGCTGATTTTATACATAACCAGCCCATTGCCAACATTTGTGTGGACTGGGTATGGGCTTCCGGACGTTCGGGAATCACAAGGGTACAGCAACTCCTACAGATTAAGGTGGACGGTATTGTAGGGCCTCAGACGGTTGCCAGTATTAATCTGGCCAACCAGTGCCAGTTGTTTGAAGCTGTCAAGGCGGACCGGATCCGGTTTGTTGAAGAAATCTGTAAAAAGAATCCGTCGCAGCTTGTGTTCCGGAAAGGATGGTTGAACCGAATCAATGATTTCAAGTTCTCTGTTCGCTAA
- a CDS encoding phosphoribosyltransferase: MAAKRNIPEAWKNQWHKPMISLFDYIPARYEATEREKQIRSLIWDFKAGKRSKQVAAIVAGKIAEKFGSFADTIVFVCVPASSAERTEKRYRDFCEEVSNLCGCMNGYKAVKVGGKRMTIHETKKGKSIQNTETITLNTDFFNGKRVLVFDDILTKGHSYAQFACALEQLGAEVLGGYFLGRTILSYN; the protein is encoded by the coding sequence ATGGCAGCAAAAAGAAACATTCCCGAAGCATGGAAAAATCAGTGGCATAAACCGATGATTTCCTTATTTGACTACATACCGGCAAGATACGAGGCTACAGAACGGGAAAAACAAATCCGCTCACTGATATGGGACTTCAAGGCTGGGAAACGCAGCAAACAGGTAGCGGCTATCGTAGCGGGTAAGATAGCGGAAAAATTCGGTTCGTTTGCCGATACCATTGTGTTTGTCTGTGTTCCTGCAAGTTCGGCAGAACGGACGGAAAAACGCTATCGGGACTTTTGCGAAGAGGTTTCCAACCTTTGCGGGTGTATGAATGGCTACAAAGCCGTGAAAGTGGGCGGAAAACGTATGACCATCCACGAAACCAAGAAAGGCAAAAGCATACAGAACACGGAAACTATTACGCTGAATACTGACTTTTTCAACGGGAAGCGGGTACTGGTTTTTGATGACATACTAACGAAAGGACACAGCTACGCACAATTTGCGTGCGCACTGGAGCAATTAGGTGCGGAAGTGTTGGGAGGTTATTTTTTAGGTAGAACAATTCTTTCTTATAACTAA
- a CDS encoding master DNA invertase Mpi family serine-type recombinase: MIYAYIRVSTDKQTVENQRFEVQNFANERKLVIDKWVSETVSGTKAAKDRKLGPLLKRMKKGDTLILSEISRLGRNLMGIMSMLNLCMTKETFVLTVKERYELGNNINSQVLAFAFGLSAQIERDLISQRTKEGLARRKASGQQLGRKKGDKNTHYKLTGKENIIRTMLNYGYSKAAICRKLKCNFKTLDDHLLRMNVLCTG, encoded by the coding sequence ATGATTTACGCATACATTAGGGTGAGTACCGATAAACAAACTGTCGAAAACCAGCGATTTGAAGTGCAGAATTTTGCCAATGAACGCAAATTAGTGATTGATAAGTGGGTTTCGGAAACGGTGTCAGGCACAAAGGCCGCTAAAGACAGAAAGTTGGGCCCACTTTTAAAGAGAATGAAGAAGGGTGATACGCTCATACTTTCTGAAATTAGCCGGTTAGGTCGTAATCTTATGGGAATTATGTCGATGCTCAACCTCTGCATGACGAAAGAAACCTTTGTGTTGACAGTAAAGGAAAGATATGAGCTTGGCAATAACATTAATAGCCAGGTACTGGCTTTCGCTTTCGGGCTGTCAGCTCAGATTGAGCGTGATTTAATTTCTCAACGTACCAAGGAGGGGCTTGCCAGGCGTAAAGCAAGCGGTCAGCAATTGGGTCGGAAGAAGGGCGATAAGAATACACATTATAAACTCACCGGAAAAGAAAATATAATCCGGACTATGCTTAATTATGGTTACTCAAAGGCTGCTATCTGTAGAAAACTGAAATGTAACTTTAAAACACTTGATGACCATTTATTAAGAATGAATGTCCTATGTACCGGCTAA
- a CDS encoding RadC family protein: MNTLFDNDCRYMSDSELIYEISNNRQIVSDVERSNGEIDIDRLFASLTPGRKKVAVAAVEMYKRQQSQQVERRQILSSKDVYELMQPLIGDLRNEEFWVVAINNASRIIKKVQVSVGGIDQTSADVRLIMQVLINTGASQFAAVHNHPSGNSRPSNEDKRLTEQLKKAAALFNIRMMDHVIITNDGYYSFCDEGMI; encoded by the coding sequence ATGAATACTTTATTCGATAATGATTGCCGCTACATGAGTGACAGTGAACTGATTTACGAGATTAGCAATAACAGGCAGATTGTTTCAGACGTTGAACGCAGCAACGGGGAGATAGATATAGACAGGCTGTTTGCATCTTTGACGCCTGGACGCAAGAAAGTAGCTGTGGCAGCGGTGGAGATGTACAAGAGACAGCAGTCTCAACAGGTTGAACGCAGGCAGATTCTTTCAAGCAAGGATGTATACGAACTGATGCAGCCGTTAATAGGTGATTTACGGAATGAAGAGTTTTGGGTCGTGGCTATTAATAATGCATCCAGAATAATCAAGAAAGTACAGGTTTCAGTAGGCGGTATAGACCAGACTTCGGCAGATGTACGGCTGATAATGCAGGTGTTGATAAATACGGGAGCTTCGCAGTTTGCAGCGGTACACAATCATCCGAGCGGCAACAGCCGACCGAGCAATGAGGACAAGAGGCTGACGGAACAGCTTAAAAAGGCGGCAGCGTTATTCAATATTCGGATGATGGACCACGTAATTATAACGAATGACGGATATTATAGCTTTTGCGATGAAGGGATGATTTGA